DNA from Patescibacteria group bacterium:
AACATAATAAATAAAATTTTGCAATATGTAGAATATCACAAAATCACTAAAAAGACTTAACTATTACCCAATTAACCTATCCCACAAAACAAGATCCCGCAACAATTATAAATTATCATATTTGCCTCACCCCCATCCCCTCTCCATCTTTCGACTTCGCTCAAGATAGAGAGGGATGATTGCTTTGATATATAATCTAAGCTTCTCCCCTCTCCATTATAAATGGAGAGGGGTTGCTCGCCTTGGCATAGCTTTAGCGTAGCCAGGGGGGTGAGGTTATTTTATATTTCTATTCAACATCCTCACCTATCGTATAATCCCCAAACAATTCATCTGGTAAATCATGAACTAGTTTATTCCATTCTAATCCATATAATCTAATAGCAACATCTTCTGTCTTTATCCATCTTATAGTTCCATTACTTCCTACTAGATATACTTTAGCTACTGTTGGTATTTTAAATAGTATACCAGCATTGTATGGAACATTCTTTCCTAGTGTATAAGTAGCTAGTTCTTCTTTGGTTATTGTAGTTACAAATGAAAAATCATTATCAAAGTATGAATACCATATCTTCTCATTTGAATATGCATGTCTAATATTGTCAGTATCTACAAAGTACACTGTACTAGTATCCTCTGTCTTTACCCACTTACCTGTTTTCCATATTTTGTTTATTTCTGTTTCATTAATTTCTTCATTTTCATTGTTTTCTTCATTATCATTAGTATCTTGTTCTTCATTATCATTATTTTGATTATCATCTGTATTGTTGTTTGTATCATTATTCCATCCTCCACCTGTTGATCCAGTTGATGGTCTTGCTATCACATTTACTACTCTTGTAGAAGTACTTGTATTAGTAGCAGTGTCACTTACTACATATGTGACAGTATATGATCCTATAGTATTTATATCTACATTACTAGTTGTTACTATATCATTTGTTATATCTCCATCTACTGCATCTGTAGCTGTAGCTCCTTCATCATAATAACTATCTCCTTTGTATATTGATAATGGATTTGATCCTAGAATGGTGATGACTGGTGATGTGTTATCAAATATTATTGTATCCGTAGATGTTGCTGAAATATTTCCAGCTTCATCTTTTATTTTAAAATAAACAGTATTAACACCACTTGTTCCTAATATTTCCCATGTACTAGTAGAATTAGCATAATCTATCCATCCAGTACTTGTTGTAAATGATTCATAGTTTGATATCATCATCTGCATTGATGTAATAGCTGAATAATTATCACTTGCAGTAAATGTTAATGTTACTGTTGTTGAATTTGTAGATATATCTCCTGAATCAATTAAAATAGTTGATGTGGGTTGTATTATATCTGCATAATAATTATATGGATAACTACTATTTACAATTCCTGTTGTATCATGATACCAAATAGTATCAAAATTCCATCCTACATAAGTAGTAGTACTTGTTTCATCATATGGATATGTCATTTCTAGTGTAGTTCTAGGAGTACCTCTTCCGTCATTATCTGATTGACCTGATGTTTGTGAGTTGTAGTAGGAGTTGGTGATTGTGCCATAATTAGCTCCAGACAATCCTCCTACAGTAAGCTCTGTTCCAGTTACACTTCCTGTAGAATAGGAGTTTGAAATTGTTACATAATTAGCCCCTACCAATCCACCGACATAATCACCTGTTCCTGTTACATCTCCTGTAGAATAGGAGTCTGAAATTGTTGTATAATTATCTCCTACCAATCCACCGACATGATTTCCTGTTCCTGTTACATCTCCTGTAGAATAGGAGTTTGAAATTGTTGTATAATTATCTCCTACCAATCCACCGACATGATTTCCTGTTCCGATTACACTTCCTGTGGAATATGAGTTTGTTATTGTTGCACCACTATTTCGCCCAACTAATCCACCGGCATTGCTTCCTCCATCTACACTTCCTGTGGAATATGAGTTTGTTATTGTTCCACCAGTAACATATCCTATCAACCCACCGACATAGTCTCCTGTTCCTGTTACATCTCCTGTAGAATATGAGTCTAATATTGTTCCACCAGCAATATATCCTATCAACCCACCGACTTTAGAAGATCCACTTACACTTCCTGTGGAATATGAGTTTGTTATTGTACTATCATTATATCCAGCCAATCCACCAACATTGCTTCCTCCATCTACACTTCCTGTGGAATATGAGTTTGTTATTGTTCTCGCGTTAAATCCAACCAATCCACCGACAACATCTCCTGTTCCACTTACGCTTCCGGTGAAATATGAATTTGTTATTGTTTCATAATTATCTCCAACCAATCCACCGACATTGCTTCCCCCATTCACATTTCCTGTGGAATATGAGTTTGTTATTGTTGCAACATTTTGTCCAACCAATCCACCGACAACATCTCCTGTTCCACTTACGCTTCCGGTGAAATATGAATTTGTTATTGTTCCCGCGTTAAATCCAACCAATCCACCGACAACATCTCCTGTTCCACTTACGCTTCCGGTGAAATATGAATTTGTTATTGTTCCACCATTATTTTGTCCAACCAATCCACCGACTTGAGAAGATCCACTTACACTTCCAGTGAAATATGAATTTGTTATTGTTGCACCAGTATCAAGTCCAACCAATCCACCGACATACATTGTTCCAGTTATATCAACATCTTCCAGTAATATATCTATTAATATTCCATTACTCTCTGTATATCCAAATAATCCTATAAAACTCGTTGCTGGCCTATTAATAAACAGGTTTGATATTATATAACTGTTTCCATCAAAATTTCCTATAAATGGTGCTGTACTTGTTCCTATTGGATTCCATCCTGTTCCACTTGTCATTGCATTTTTAAAGTCTAATACTAAATCATATCCATCTATTAAAGTTTCATCATAACTATCTATATCATTGAAATCTAGATCTACGCCCAATTCATAATTACCAGATAAATCATCTCTTACATTGTATAAATCTTGAATACTATCTATAGTCGTAGTAGCTGCTTTTGTAGTATTTATGTTTATAAAAAACATAAATATAAATACAGAAAAAATTAAATATTTGTTTAGTTTTTTCATACTTGTTTTGTTGGATTATATAATCCAATTATTTTATTTATTTAACTTATTAATTAATTTCCCCCTCATCCCCAGCCTTTCTCCCATCAGGTCATTCGACCTGAGTAGAGAAAGGCGTTTGATTATCACCAAACATCCTCCCCTCTCCATTATAAATGGAGAGGGGTTGGGGAGTGAGGAAAGAATTTTAATATATAATTATTATATCACAAAATATGAGGGGGGGGGTAGAAATGGATTTGATTTTATTAGAAATATCTGCTATTATCTTTCTATAATTACAATAATTAAGAAATTATATGAAAAAGGATATACACCCAAAATACAACAAAACAAAGGTAAAATGTACTTGTGGTAATAGTTTTGAAATTGGATCAACTCTTGAAACATTAAACATAGAAATATGTTCTAAGTGTCATCCATTCTATACTGGCAAACAAAAACTTATAGATGATGCTGGAGTTATTAATAAATATCAAAAGAGAATTGCAAGCCAAGCCAATATAGCAAAAGATAAAATTGGTAAAAAAGCAAAAAAAGTAAGACAAATTACAAAAAAAGTCAATAATGCAAAGGGTAATAAAAAATAACGTTTTTAGTATAAAAAAACACTCTACATATTTATTATAAAGAGTGTTTTTTGTTATAATAAACTTATGACAAATATAAGCCCAGAAAAAATAGAACAAATTAAACAGGAGTTATTACGCCTTGAATCTGAAATGAATAATCCAGATATTTTTAATGATAGAAAAAAATCAGAAGAATTGGCAAAAAAATATGCTGAAATAAAAAAAACACATGAAAATATTGTACAAATTCAAAATATTGAATCACAAATATTAGAGTGTGAAACAATAATAAAATCCGACGATGAAGAAATGATAAATATGGCACAGTCTGAAAAAGAAAGATTAGAAAAAATATTACAAAAATTAGATATAGAAACAGATGAAATGATAAATCCATCATCCCCGCTTGATAAAAAAAATGCGATTATGGAAATTCGTGCTGGAACTGGTGGTGATGAATCAGCGCTTTTTGGAGCAGATTTGTTTAGGATGTATTCAAGATATGCAGAAAAAAACAATTTGAAAATAGAAATAATAAGTGAAAGTCGTACAGAGATTGGCGGATTTAAAGAAATTATATTTTTGATAAAAGGAGAAAGACCTTTTGGAAAACTCAAATATGAAAGTGGCGTACATCGTGTTCAGCGTGTACCAGAAACAGAAAAAGCAGGAAGAATACATACTTCAGCTGCTACAGTTGCGGTTCTTCCTGAAGCAGAAGATGTGGATATAAAGATAGAAGAAAAGGATATAAGAATAGATACATTCTGCTCAAGCGGTGCTGGTGGTCAATCAGTAAATACAACATATTCTGCTGTTCGTATTACTCATATGGCATCTGGACTTGTAGTTTCATGCCAGGATGAAAGATCTCAAACTCAAAATAGAGAAAAAGCAATGCAAATTTTGAAATCCCGCTTACTTGCCTTTGAAGAAGAAAAAAGAATGAGGGAGTTATCAGAGACTAGAAAATCCCAAGTAGGAACTGGTGATAGATCTGAAAAAATAAGAACCTACAATTATCCTCAAAATAGAGTAACTGATCATAGAATAAATTTGACTTCACATAATCTAGATAGAGTTCTTGATGGTGATATTGATGAATTCATTTTGAAACTAAAAGAATATTATAAAAATGGATAATCAAATTAGAGAAATATTGATCTGGGGAACAAAAAAATTAAATAATTATAAAATAAATTCAGCATATCTAGATGCTGAATTATTATTATCATTTGTCTTAAAAAAATCAAAAGAATTTCTCTATACATATCCTGATTTCAAATTAAATAAATATCAAATTAAAAATTACAAAAAACTTATTCAAAAAAGAAGCAAAAATTATCCGATTGCATATATATTAGGGTACAAGGAATTTTTTGGAATAAAATTTATTGTAAATGAAGATGTACTTATCCCAAGACCAGAAACAGAGTTATTAGTAGAAGAGGTTTTGAAAATTTACAACGTCGGACGTTGTCAACGTCCGACGTTGCTAGAAATAGGAACCGGCTCTGGGTGTATTTCTATTGCACTTTCAAAAAACGGAGTAAAAAATATTACAGCAACAGATATATCAGAAAAAGCTTTAAAAATTACTAAGAAAAATTCAAAATTAAATAATATAAAAAATATAAAATTTGTAAAAAGTGATTTACTAAAAAATTTGAAAGACACAAAATCGGATATAATAATAGCAAATCTTCCTTATTTAGAAAATAATTACAAAGAAAAATCTATAAAATATGAACCTAGCTTAGCACTCTACTCCAAAGATAATGGATTGTATCATTACAAAAAACTATTTAAAGAAATAAAAGAATTAGAATACAAACCAAAATATATTTTTATAGAATTAAATCCTGAACAATTTAAACCTCTGACTTCTTTTATAAAAAATCTTTTTCCTAAATCAAAAATAGAAAACAAAAAAGACCTGACAGGTATTTTAAGAATTATAATTGTAGAGTTGTAAGATTCTATTACTCAATTGTCCTATTAAATACATTTACAGCTTGTCTCCCAGTTTCTTCTGGGGATATTCCTGCATCAATATATTCTACTTTTGTGCCACGTGATGTAAAAATATTTTTAAATTCTTCACTTTCGTAAAGAGGTTTGAGTTGTAATTGAAATTCCAAATTTTCAAACCCACAGTTATCATCTTTTTCCAATCTATTTTTTAATCTTTCCATGAGTTCTTCTACATTTTTTATTGTAGGAATTATAAGTAAATCTGGTGGATTATCAAGTGTAAATTTGTTTCCTTCTAGGTTTATTATTTCTTCAACGCTCAATTCTGTTTCTTTTTGTATTTTAGATTGTAAAAATTGATATGTAATAGACGTAGAAACACTTCTTGATTGAATAACTATTTTTCCTTTCTCAAGTGCTGGCAAAATTACTCTTTTGTATAACACCAATCTATCACCAGCATAACATGATGCAGTAAAATGTGCAGAATATTTTCTTCCGAGCTTACTTATGACTTCATCTCTAATTGTTTTTCCAATTCCAGTAAATGTTGGCTCAGAAGATCTAATAACATCATAATCATCCAAATTTACAAAATATGGATTTTCTTTTCCTTGAATTGTTTTATTTTCAAAATCTGGATGAAAATGCATTTCTCTCCAATATCTATCTAAATCTAACACTCTTTTTCCTTGCGATAATAAAAAGTCAATAATTGCACTTATACCAGTGCCTTTTCCAATACCATCAAGCCCATCAATAACAATAAATTTTCCTTTTTTATCTTGCATTATTTTGTAAATTCAACAAATTTATATTTATAATTATCATTTTCAAAATGTTCTTCTTTTGTAATATTTTTAAATTCTGAATAATCTGGAAAATATGTATCTGCATCTTCAACTATTTCATTTACAATTGTAAGATATAATTTATCTGCCAAATTTATTGTCTGAGCATAAATACTTCCTCCACCTATTACAAAAACTTCTTCACTATCTAATTCTTTTGCTTTTGTAATTGCCTCATCAAGCGAAGTAAATACCAAGCAATTTTCTATTTCCATTTTTTCCTTGCTTAATATTATGTTTGTTCTTTTTGGAAGAGGTCTACCTATTGAATTATAAGTATTCAAACCCATTATTACAGGATGTCCTTCTGTAATATTCTTGAAGTGTTCCAAATCTTCAGGAATATCAAAAAGTAGTTTATTGTTTTTTCCAATTGCATTATTTAGAGAAATTGCGCATATTATACTTAATTTTGTCATATTATAATAATTAATTTTTTAAATTGCTATTGGGGCTTTTATTCCTGGATCTGGATTGTAGTCTACAAGCTCAAAATCTTCAAATTGAAATCCAAAAATATCTTTTACATCTTTGTTTATTTTCATAATAGGTAATTCTTTTGGAATTCTTGATAGTTGCAAATTTACTTGATCAAAATGATTTTTGTATATATGAACATCACCAAAAGTGTGTACAAATTCACCAGGCTTCAAATCACAAACTTGTGCCATCATCATTGTAAGAAGTGAATAAGACGCAATATTGAAAGGAACGCCAAGAAAAAAATCTGCACTTCTCTGATAAAGCTGACAAGACAATTTTCCATCGCTTACATAAAATTGAAATAATGAATGACATGGTGGTGGTGCAGATTTTTTGCCTTTTATAAGCATTTGAAGATCTCCAACATTCCATCCACTTACAATAATTCTTCTTGAATTTGGATTATTTTTTATTTCATCAACCACGTTTTGAATTTGATTTATTTTTGTGCCATCACTCGCCTGCCACGCAGTCCATTGTTTACCATAAATCGGACCCAAATCTCCATTTGAATCTGCCCATTCATCCCAAATACTCACACCATTATCATTTAAATATTTTATATTTGTATCACCCTTCAAAAACCACAATAATTCATAAATAATAGATCTTAAATGAACTTTTTTTGTAGTTAAAAGTGGAAATTTTTCAGATATATCAAATCTCATCTGAGCACCAAAAATACCACGAGTTCCGACACCAGTCCTGTCCTCTCTGTCACTCCCCTCGTCCATTATTTTTTTCATCAAATCTAAATATTGTTTCATAAATATAAATTATTTATTTTCCTGTACTTCCCCATCTTCCGTGACCTCTTTTTGTATCACTTAGCTCATCAACTTCTATCATTTCAGCTGTAATAATTGGTTGAATCAAAAATTGTGCTATCTTATCACCTTTTTTAAATTCATAAAAATTTTTTCCTAAATTAAAAATACAAATTTTGTATTCTCCTCTATAAGTATATTCAAAAACTCCACCCATTACTTTTAAATCATATAAATTTGAAATTCTTCCTTTGTCCCAAATCAAAGAACAATAGCCTTCTGGAATTTCAAGTGCAAAACCAGTATGAAAAATATGCTTTTCTCCTGGCTTTATAATAGCATCTTCACGACTATAAATATCAAGCCCAGCATCACCCTCTAGTGCATAAGAAGGAGTAATTACATCTTCGTATAATTTTTTAATTTTTATTTTTAATTTCATTTAAAATATTTTCTATTTTATTATATAAATTCTCAATACTTCCATTATTTTCTATTGTAAAATTTGCTTGTTTAGAAACATCTTTTATACTTATATCTGCTTCAGATTTTTCTGATTCCAAAAATTGTTCATAGCTAATATCTGATTCTCCTGGATTTTGATTTCTTGAAACAATTCTTTCATATCTAGTTTTTGAATCAGTTGTTACATATACAAGATAAAATCCATCAAGTTTTAAAAGATATTCAATATCAGGAAAACGTCTTACTCCATCAACAGTTACTATTTCTCCTTTGTCTTTGTCTGCATCATTTGCCATTATTTTTGCAAGCAAATCTTGCCCGAATTGAGCCCTCAAAATAGTAGATAAATTTTGCATATTTTCTCTTGATTGCTCCAAATATACTCTATTTAAAACATCTCTTAAAGGATCTGAAAAACGATATGAATTTGCGCTATACTTATCTTTCAAATAATTACAAATTACTGTTTTACCAGCGCCTAATTCTCCAACAAATCCCAAAATAATTTTTTTCATAATTTTAAAATTACTCATTAATTAATATTTTGGAATTTCATTTCCCCAAATTTCTTCCAAATAGCTCTTACCATTTACATTATGACAATCAATTTCTGGTTTTGATAATAAAAGTCTAGTAACTGCTTCATCTGTGAGTGGATTTGTCATAGATTTTGCATTGTTGTTTGCCCTACTTTCAACAACAGAGTTTTTGTAAATAATTTTTTTTATACCAGCTTGAATAATGTGCTTCAAACAATTTTCGCAAGGAGCATAAAGAGTATACAATATACAATTTTCCAAATCTTTTCTAGCAAACAAAATTGCATTCATTTCAGCATGAATAACTAAATAATATTTTATAGGGCGTTCATTTGACATTTTTGTCTCATCACAACCCCCCATAAAACCATTATAACCAAATGATATTGGTCTATTTTTATTATCTACTATAACACAACCTGTTTTTGTTGATGGGTCTTTTGATTTTTTGGCAACTTGTTCGGCTATATTAATAAAATATTCATCCCAACCCAAATGAGAACTTTCATTTTTATCCATAAAATAATAGATTATTTGTAAAAATTTTAACTGTTAACATTTTATCAATTTTAGATAATATGAGCAACTTAAAAAATTATATAAAAATACTTAGACAATATACTTCAAATCTTTTTCTATTTGCTTTTTGAGTTCAATACCACTTTCAAATTCCATAATATCTCTAATTTTTGAAATTATTTCTATTTTTAAATTTTCTTTATAAATATCTTGATCAAAACTACTTATAAAAACTTCAATTGATGGGTCTTCATGAAAAGTGGCTCTGTAACCAAAATGTAATAAACCTTTGTATTGTCCATTTTTAAAATAAATATTTACTAAATATACACCATGTGGAATATCCAAATTTTTTGTATCCAAATTTGCCGTAGGAAATCCTAATTTTCTACCCCTACCACTTCCCCAAATTACATTTCCAGTAAATACCTTTCGCTTTGTATTGTTTTCTCTTACAACAAAATAAAAACAAATCAATAAAACTATTGAAGAAACAATTTGAACAAAAGATAACACATTTCCATTTACAAAATAATCTATCAAAATTGCAGAAAATGGCCAAAACAATTCACAAATTGTAGCAGTAGAAGCTGTAATTCTTTTCAAACCATAGTAATACAAAAACATTGATCCAGCACCACTTGTAAAAACTATTAACACCAAAAATTGCCATTGTAAAGAATTAACTTTTAATACTTGTAAAATATCTCCTGTAATAAAAATCAAAATAAGTGCCAATATTGTAGTAATTCCAAATCTAAGTGCAGCTGTTGTATTTGAATCAAGATTGTTTACAATTTTTTTTCCAAAAACAGTAGAACTACCAAATGAAAATGCTGCAAGAAAGGCAAAAAATGCCGCACTATGAAACAAATTTACGTCTTTTATATTTACATGTCCAAATGCCAAAAAATATGCAGCAATAACGCCAATAAATGCCCAAATATAAAATTTCTTACTAAGTTTTTCTTTCAAAAATATTCTTGCGAGAATAAGTGCAAATATTGGTTGGAGTTTTTGCAGAATTATGACTGTAGAAAATGTTGTCTTACCATCAATTGCAGCAAAAAATGCTTTTGTAATCATAAGTGTTCCCAAAAGTCCACCAAAAATACACACCCAAAATATCGCAATCCAAGAAGATTTTTTTAAATGTCTTAATTTGTAAAAATTAATAAACAAAAATGGGCTTAAAATTATTAACCCAAAAAGATGTTCCAAAAAAACTACAAGTCCAGCTGGCAACATATAAAATTTTGGTCTTATAAAAACTCCGTCTAAACTCCAAAAAAACGCAGCAAGCATAATAGCTCCAGCACCAATAATTATTCCCTTATCTATCTTTAATATTTTTCCTCTATATATCATCCTTTTAAATATATCAAATTAGAAACAAAAAAACCACCGAGCTCAGCTCGGCGGTTTTTTTATATCAAAAGACATTAAAATTTTACATAGAAACTTTAATTCCAGGCCCCATTGAAGAAGAAATATATATATTTTTTATATATGTTCCTTTTATAGATACTGGTTTTATTTTCTTTACTGTCTCAACAAATGCCTGTATATTTTCAATAATTTTTTTGTCTTCAAAGCTAATCTTTCCAACGGCTACATGTACATTTCCACTATCATCATTTTTGAAAGATTCTTTTCCCTTTTTAAGTTCTTCTATCATTTTTGTAACGTCAGGTCCTATAGTTCCTGATTTTGGATTTGGCATAAGACCTTTTTGACCCAATATT
Protein-coding regions in this window:
- a CDS encoding GLUG motif-containing protein; translation: MKKLNKYLIFSVFIFMFFININTTKAATTTIDSIQDLYNVRDDLSGNYELGVDLDFNDIDSYDETLIDGYDLVLDFKNAMTSGTGWNPIGTSTAPFIGNFDGNSYIISNLFINRPATSFIGLFGYTESNGILIDILLEDVDITGTMYVGGLVGLDTGATITNSYFTGSVSGSSQVGGLVGQNNGGTITNSYFTGSVSGTGDVVGGLVGFNAGTITNSYFTGSVSGTGDVVGGLVGQNVATITNSYSTGNVNGGSNVGGLVGDNYETITNSYFTGSVSGTGDVVGGLVGFNARTITNSYSTGSVDGGSNVGGLAGYNDSTITNSYSTGSVSGSSKVGGLIGYIAGGTILDSYSTGDVTGTGDYVGGLIGYVTGGTITNSYSTGSVDGGSNAGGLVGRNSGATITNSYSTGSVIGTGNHVGGLVGDNYTTISNSYSTGDVTGTGNHVGGLVGDNYTTISDSYSTGDVTGTGDYVGGLVGANYVTISNSYSTGSVTGTELTVGGLSGANYGTITNSYYNSQTSGQSDNDGRGTPRTTLEMTYPYDETSTTTYVGWNFDTIWYHDTTGIVNSSYPYNYYADIIQPTSTILIDSGDISTNSTTVTLTFTASDNYSAITSMQMMISNYESFTTSTGWIDYANSTSTWEILGTSGVNTVYFKIKDEAGNISATSTDTIIFDNTSPVITILGSNPLSIYKGDSYYDEGATATDAVDGDITNDIVTTSNVDINTIGSYTVTYVVSDTATNTSTSTRVVNVIARPSTGSTGGGWNNDTNNNTDDNQNNDNEEQDTNDNEENNENEEINETEINKIWKTGKWVKTEDTSTVYFVDTDNIRHAYSNEKIWYSYFDNDFSFVTTITKEELATYTLGKNVPYNAGILFKIPTVAKVYLVGSNGTIRWIKTEDVAIRLYGLEWNKLVHDLPDELFGDYTIGEDVE
- the rpmE gene encoding 50S ribosomal protein L31, with protein sequence MKKDIHPKYNKTKVKCTCGNSFEIGSTLETLNIEICSKCHPFYTGKQKLIDDAGVINKYQKRIASQANIAKDKIGKKAKKVRQITKKVNNAKGNKK
- the prfA gene encoding peptide chain release factor 1; amino-acid sequence: MTNISPEKIEQIKQELLRLESEMNNPDIFNDRKKSEELAKKYAEIKKTHENIVQIQNIESQILECETIIKSDDEEMINMAQSEKERLEKILQKLDIETDEMINPSSPLDKKNAIMEIRAGTGGDESALFGADLFRMYSRYAEKNNLKIEIISESRTEIGGFKEIIFLIKGERPFGKLKYESGVHRVQRVPETEKAGRIHTSAATVAVLPEAEDVDIKIEEKDIRIDTFCSSGAGGQSVNTTYSAVRITHMASGLVVSCQDERSQTQNREKAMQILKSRLLAFEEEKRMRELSETRKSQVGTGDRSEKIRTYNYPQNRVTDHRINLTSHNLDRVLDGDIDEFILKLKEYYKNG
- the prmC gene encoding peptide chain release factor N(5)-glutamine methyltransferase; this encodes MDNQIREILIWGTKKLNNYKINSAYLDAELLLSFVLKKSKEFLYTYPDFKLNKYQIKNYKKLIQKRSKNYPIAYILGYKEFFGIKFIVNEDVLIPRPETELLVEEVLKIYNVGRCQRPTLLEIGTGSGCISIALSKNGVKNITATDISEKALKITKKNSKLNNIKNIKFVKSDLLKNLKDTKSDIIIANLPYLENNYKEKSIKYEPSLALYSKDNGLYHYKKLFKEIKELEYKPKYIFIELNPEQFKPLTSFIKNLFPKSKIENKKDLTGILRIIIVEL
- a CDS encoding dTMP kinase; protein product: MQDKKGKFIVIDGLDGIGKGTGISAIIDFLLSQGKRVLDLDRYWREMHFHPDFENKTIQGKENPYFVNLDDYDVIRSSEPTFTGIGKTIRDEVISKLGRKYSAHFTASCYAGDRLVLYKRVILPALEKGKIVIQSRSVSTSITYQFLQSKIQKETELSVEEIINLEGNKFTLDNPPDLLIIPTIKNVEELMERLKNRLEKDDNCGFENLEFQLQLKPLYESEEFKNIFTSRGTKVEYIDAGISPEETGRQAVNVFNRTIE
- a CDS encoding dihydrofolate reductase — its product is MTKLSIICAISLNNAIGKNNKLLFDIPEDLEHFKNITEGHPVIMGLNTYNSIGRPLPKRTNIILSKEKMEIENCLVFTSLDEAITKAKELDSEEVFVIGGGSIYAQTINLADKLYLTIVNEIVEDADTYFPDYSEFKNITKEEHFENDNYKYKFVEFTK
- a CDS encoding thymidylate synthase is translated as MKQYLDLMKKIMDEGSDREDRTGVGTRGIFGAQMRFDISEKFPLLTTKKVHLRSIIYELLWFLKGDTNIKYLNDNGVSIWDEWADSNGDLGPIYGKQWTAWQASDGTKINQIQNVVDEIKNNPNSRRIIVSGWNVGDLQMLIKGKKSAPPPCHSLFQFYVSDGKLSCQLYQRSADFFLGVPFNIASYSLLTMMMAQVCDLKPGEFVHTFGDVHIYKNHFDQVNLQLSRIPKELPIMKINKDVKDIFGFQFEDFELVDYNPDPGIKAPIAI
- the dut gene encoding dUTP diphosphatase, which codes for MKLKIKIKKLYEDVITPSYALEGDAGLDIYSREDAIIKPGEKHIFHTGFALEIPEGYCSLIWDKGRISNLYDLKVMGGVFEYTYRGEYKICIFNLGKNFYEFKKGDKIAQFLIQPIITAEMIEVDELSDTKRGHGRWGSTGK
- a CDS encoding AAA family ATPase, with the translated sequence MKKIILGFVGELGAGKTVICNYLKDKYSANSYRFSDPLRDVLNRVYLEQSRENMQNLSTILRAQFGQDLLAKIMANDADKDKGEIVTVDGVRRFPDIEYLLKLDGFYLVYVTTDSKTRYERIVSRNQNPGESDISYEQFLESEKSEADISIKDVSKQANFTIENNGSIENLYNKIENILNEIKNKN
- a CDS encoding dCMP deaminase family protein → MDKNESSHLGWDEYFINIAEQVAKKSKDPSTKTGCVIVDNKNRPISFGYNGFMGGCDETKMSNERPIKYYLVIHAEMNAILFARKDLENCILYTLYAPCENCLKHIIQAGIKKIIYKNSVVESRANNNAKSMTNPLTDEAVTRLLLSKPEIDCHNVNGKSYLEEIWGNEIPKY
- a CDS encoding EamA family transporter, with amino-acid sequence MIYRGKILKIDKGIIIGAGAIMLAAFFWSLDGVFIRPKFYMLPAGLVVFLEHLFGLIILSPFLFINFYKLRHLKKSSWIAIFWVCIFGGLLGTLMITKAFFAAIDGKTTFSTVIILQKLQPIFALILARIFLKEKLSKKFYIWAFIGVIAAYFLAFGHVNIKDVNLFHSAAFFAFLAAFSFGSSTVFGKKIVNNLDSNTTAALRFGITTILALILIFITGDILQVLKVNSLQWQFLVLIVFTSGAGSMFLYYYGLKRITASTATICELFWPFSAILIDYFVNGNVLSFVQIVSSIVLLICFYFVVRENNTKRKVFTGNVIWGSGRGRKLGFPTANLDTKNLDIPHGVYLVNIYFKNGQYKGLLHFGYRATFHEDPSIEVFISSFDQDIYKENLKIEIISKIRDIMEFESGIELKKQIEKDLKYIV